From a single Daphnia pulex isolate KAP4 chromosome 2, ASM2113471v1 genomic region:
- the LOC124201434 gene encoding uncharacterized protein LOC124201434 isoform X2 encodes MANHFFIVWMTAALFLVIVTSENPGISILGELSSLTEGQDVDEKSIDTWLHGENDEMTYEPVSQADPESDSDSSEDISKVFGPVTQRDDSETTTVENSEAEEIDKLFYQFRMLHFRMKTVNESTVYLEWTIMNATNGLDSNRLLNISTINKFKTELLAMNQRVSMSKEICHKYSDLLGKCNFTIAVKSCSNYQFRLGGERNTEIVTTVGVDPSSLREDLSEMSNSPIKLRWKITCDSDFMVPVFVTLADMKTSAPKYEKLNATCENRTCVTTTEKLRTTPCSKYSLKIDGSDLRIINTPPTTKNLSAEAIPWKNQYLLRWSITPVNCQNDPVLLMAKTNSLEKPSYNKLVLNASPNDYCHKGFCEYAYEVEPCVTHWIKSSNPNSSPLKLLRPRVLDFASAYTGDLDDPVSLSWKSGCLFDETTFSIALTDGATQQRNLSNVDAQCDDDSQQCSVNLSRDRNELLPCNRYDVEIDGSNEITTFETPPPPTAFLRPLASTYTTNGTLVISVAFEGIQRSCGEWKNSIELQFLDLPSKAKLLPCTNNENGIRKNCTVVIPIDPPDIICNPVHNIGIRPVYWRSDANASLYRGSWLNTTFTPIKPESWGDEERLTDLVVRANASHQLMTLEWRNPLCFRGSATYPTNLTIVSSGTKEPLEYHLTIASQCARSNSDLSKSSITIHDGEITCSDGKKQPDKIIKPFLLTPCTNYSVTGKPLKIGDPEPLSENSATSTFITEFIHLQLESLSPDNIQVSASHSIGKKWELKLGVQKKYCPCDDRIISAAFNVPNAKIKQQSISCNKSISCQGKVEFNHLNLCRPLAVNVGLKYSKTYTDQIFWFNKTLPPLVEENGNKSKTSTDSLKIKEIGRHMLQLQWKDPICLNGVVSSWNMEFRQANGSLFRTLNIPYNCSDTNGRNELSRGHKVYLEGGQVVCETNRKNYDIDLFPCTNYSVIVTPVVEGLSPVQLVEFSQSDNFTSLFNPSNLADVKIVDVTSNNFEFYWTIPSRCSNSFEINVEVNGTILSIKPSNDTSGSNTTVCDEVVCRMTRSISPSKMMLAPCSDYTVRVGSTDLKLTTLPGDNELKISPEKISVTTAITTNNNLDIAMTFNTFDKRCSARLVAIEFQLPDVNPPIQHVLLCGLTTSNRDPSSTVCSTQIAINRMDKCEALQFNFHPKYEDVSFADKVSWASMKLNPLLRSEKEMTVPEVKVIDSNKQQTVLMNWNDPECLLVNSLSWEVRINSTADDMYLIRFPSECSFADKETTSFERSVKLENGHLLQCNNSYNTFKSEKDFTFLSCSSYLVAVIPVHGNLGSVEAYAQSKYLHIPLVVNVPNVTNVTSNSFSLEWSFLRECIDYVDMGQVSTTVELDGTETEINPLTLTLECDEMKCTRLWTSPDNLTSCTVYTVSAGSVVQKVSTLPDQARNSCHSYGRSTFRDTSTSVTIIICLSMFGSILLGVIVGIAFGIRKRCDQSERDERYIQRFRDIYI; translated from the exons ATGGCCAATCACTTTTTCATCGTCTGGATGACAGCTGCTCTCTTCCTAGTCATAGTCACTTCAGAAAATCCCGGAATATCGATCCTAGGCGAGCTATCATCCTTGACTGAAGGGCAAg ATGTGGACGAAAAAAGTATCGACACTTGGCTTCATGGCGAAAATGACGAAATGACTTATGAACCAGTTAGCCAAGCGG ACCCAGAATCGGACAGCGATTCGTCTGAAGATATCTCGAAAGTTTTTGGGCCGGTCACCCAGCGAG ACGATTCAGAAACAACAACTGTCGAAAATTCTGAAGCAGAGGAAATAGATAAACTCTTCTACCAATTTA GAATGTTACATTTTCGAATGAAGACTGTAAACGAGAGCACGGTATACCTCGAATGGACGATTATGAACGCCACCAATGGTTTGGATTCAAATCGACTTCTCAACATATCAACAATAAACAA ATTCAAAACCGAGTTGCTTGCTATGAACCAAAGAGTTTCTATGAGTAAGGAAATCTGTCACAAGTACTCAGACTTGCTAGGAAAATGCAATTTCACCATTGCTGTAAAATCTTGTTCCAATTACCAATTTCGTCTTGGTGGTGAACGAAATACAGAAATTGTGACCACTG TTGGTGTCGACCCTTCAAGCTTGCGTGAAGACCTTTCGGAAATGAGCAATTCACCAATTAAACTGCGTTGGAAAATCACTTGCGACAGCGATTTTATGGTACCAGTTTTCGTGACACTTGCCGACATGAAGACATCAGCACC GAAGTATGAAAAACTGAATGCGACATGTGAAAATAGAACATGCGTGACAACAACGGAAAAATTACGCACCACTCCTTGTTCCAAGTATTCTTTAAAGATAGACGGAAGCGACCTCCGGATAATAAATACTCCTCCAA CTACAAAGAATTTGAGTGCGGAAGCAATTCCATGGAAAAATCAATACTTATTGCGCTGGTCTATCACTCCCGTTAATTGCCAAAATGATCCCGTCTTGCTCATGGCAAAGACAAACTCGCTCGAGAAACC GTCATATAATAAACTCGTGTTGAACGCTTCCCCAAATGACTATTGTCATAAAGGATTTTGTGAGTACGCGTACGAAGTAGAGCCTTGCGTAACACACTGGATAAAATCAAGCAATCCGAACTCCTCTCCTCTGAAATTACTGCGAccaa GAGTGTTGGATTTCGCAAGCGCATACACCGGTGACTTGGACGATCCAGTCAGTTTGTCTTGGAAATCAGGGTGCCTTTTTGACGAGACAACCTTTTCGATAGCATTAACGGACGGAGCAACTCAGCA GAGGAATCTCAGCAATGTTGACGCCCAGTGTGATGACGATTCTCAGCAGTGTAGCGTCAATTTATCTAGAGACCGCAACGAGTTACTTCCATGCAATAGATATGACGTGGAGATAGACGGAAGTAACGAGATAACAACTTTCGAAACACCACCAC cGCCCACAGCCTTCTTACGTCCATTAGCATCTACCTACACTACGAATGGAACACTCGTCATCTCCGTAGCTTTTGAGGGAATACAACGAAGCTGCGGTGAATGGAAGAATTCGATCGAATTGCAATTTTTAGATCTACCATCAAAGGCCAAGCTTTTACCGTGTACCAACAACGAAAATGGTATTCGAAAAAACTGTACCGTGGTCATTCCAATAGACCCACCAGATATTATATGCAATCCGGTACACAACATCGGAATTCGACCGGTGTATTGGAGATCGGACGCGAACGCCAGTTTGTACCGAGGCAGTTGGTTAAACACAACGTTCACACCTATTAAACCTGAATCGTGGGGTGATGAAGAAAGGTTAACTGACCTTGTTGTAAGGGCTAACGCAAGTCACCAACTTATGACGTTAGAATGGAGAAATCCTCTTTGTTTTCGAGGATCGGCAACTTATCCAACAAACTTGACAATCGTCTCGTCTGGCACTAAAGAACCGCTGGAATACCACTTGACAATTGCTTCTCAGTGCGCAAGGTCGAACAGTGACCTGTCGAAAAGTTCAATTACCATTCACGACGGGGAAATAACATGTTCTGACGGAAAGAAACAGCCcgataaaataatcaaacccTTCCTATTGACACCATGCACTAATTACTCCGTTACGGGGAAACCACTGAAAATTGGCGATCCGGAACCCCTTAGCGAAAATTCAGCAACGAGCACTTTCATTACCGAGTTCATTCATCTGC AACTAGAAAGCTTGTCACCCGATAATATACAAGTGTCTGCATCTCATTCGATAGGCAAAAAATGGGAATTGAAACTTGGCGTACAAAAGAAATACTGTCCGTGTGACGATCGCATAATATCGGCTGCGTTCAACGTACCTAACGCTAAAATTAAACAGCAGAGTATTTCGTGTAACAAGAGCATCAGTTGCCAAGGCAAAGTCGAATTCAATCATTTAAACTTGTGTCGACCTCTTGCCGTTAATGTCgggttaaaatattcaaaaacgTACACGGACCAGATATTTTGGTTCAACAAAACCCTTCCTCCGTTAgtggaagaaaatggaaacaagAGTAAGACTTCCACGGATAgtctgaaaataaaagaaatcggtCGACACATGTTGCAACTACAATGGAAAGATCCTATTTGTCTGAACGGAGTCGTATCTTCTTGGAATATGGAATTTCGCCAAGCGAATGGAAGTCTATTTCGGACCTTGAACATTCCGTACAACTGTTCTGATACGAACGGACGCAACGAACTCTCAAGAGGTCACAAAGTTTACTTAGAAGGAGGTCAAGTTGTGTGTGAGACGAATCGGAAAAATTACGATATCGATCTTTTTCCATGCACTAATTACTCCGTTATTGTAACGCCGGTTGTCGAGGGGCTATCACCTGTACAGCTGGTGGAGTTTTCACAATCAGACAACTTCACTTCGCTCTTCAATCCTTCCA ACTTGGCAGACGTAAAAATTGTTGATGTTACATCAAACAATTTCGAATTCTATTGGACCATACCATCGCGCTGTTCAAATTCATTCGAAATAAATGTGGAAGTAAATGGAACCATTTTATCCATCAA GCCCTCAAACGACACTTCAGGATCTAATACTACGGTTTGTGACGAAGTCGTATGTCGAATGACTAGGAGTATCAGCCCAAGCAAAATGATGTTGGCACCTTGTTCCGATTACACCGTTCGTGTTGGATCAACCGATCTCAAGTTAACTACACTCCCAG GGGATAATGAGTTGAAGATCTCCCCAGAAAAGATTTCTGTAACGACAGCTATTACTACCAACAATAACCTGGATATTGCGATGACATTTAATACGTTTGATAAGCGCTGTTCCGCACGGCTAGTTGCGATTGAATTTCAGCTTCCGGACGTCAATCCTCCCATTCAACATGTTCTACTTTGCGGACTTACGACTAGCAATAGAGATCCGTCATCAACAGTTTGTTCAACACAAATCGCAATTAATAGAATGGACAAGTGCGAGGCGCTGCAGTTCAATTTCCATCCGAAATACGAAGACGTTTCTTTCGCCGATAAAGTAAGCTGGGCTAGTATGAAGCTAAATCCCCTCTTaagaagcgaaaaagaaatgacggTACCTGAAGTCAAAGTGATCGACAGCAATAAGCAGCAAACGGTACTGATGAACTGGAATGACCCGGAGTGTTTGCTGGTTAATTCTTTGTCATGGGAAGTTCGAATCAACAGCACCGCCGATGACATGTACCTCATCCGATTTCCGTCTGAATGCTCCTTCGCTGATAAAGAGACGACATCTTTTGAACGTAGTGTCAAGCTAGAAAACGGACACTTGTTACAATGCAATAACTCGTACAACACCTTTAAAAGTGAGAaagattttacctttttgtcGTGTTCGAGTTATTTGGTGGCGGTAATTCCGGTCCATGGCAACTTGGGATCGGTTGAAGCTTATGCCCAATCGAAATATCTTCACATTCCACTCG TTGTCAACGTACCGAATGTTACAAATGTAACTTCTAACAGTTTCAGCTTGGAATGGTCTTTCCTTCGCGAATGTATAGATTATGTTGATATGGGTCAAGTGTCGACGACAGTAGAATTGGATGGAACTGAAACTGAAATTAA TCCGTTAACTCTTACCTTGGAATGTGACGAAATGAAATGCACAAGGCTTTGGACGAGTCCTGACAATCTAACTTCATGCACTGTGTATACGGTCTCAGCTGGCTCCGTCGTTCAAAAAGTTTCAACTCTGCCAGATCAAGCTCGCAATTCATGTCATTCTTACGGGCGTTCTACTTTCCGGGACACCTCAACTTCAGTTACAATAATAATCTGCCTATCGATGTTCGGCTCCATTCTTCTTGGCGTTATCGTAGGAATTGCTTTCGGAATCCGCAAACG TTGCGATCAATCGGAACGTGACGAACGTTACATCCAACGCTTTCGggatatttatatatag
- the LOC124201434 gene encoding uncharacterized protein LOC124201434 isoform X1 — MANHFFIVWMTAALFLVIVTSENPGISILGELSSLTEGQDVDEKSIDTWLHGENDEMTYEPVSQADPESDSDSSEDISKVFGPVTQRDDSETTTVENSEAEEIDKLFYQFRMLHFRMKTVNESTVYLEWTIMNATNGLDSNRLLNISTINKFKTELLAMNQRVSMSKEICHKYSDLLGKCNFTIAVKSCSNYQFRLGGERNTEIVTTVGVDPSSLREDLSEMSNSPIKLRWKITCDSDFMVPVFVTLADMKTSAPKYEKLNATCENRTCVTTTEKLRTTPCSKYSLKIDGSDLRIINTPPTTKNLSAEAIPWKNQYLLRWSITPVNCQNDPVLLMAKTNSLEKPSYNKLVLNASPNDYCHKGFCEYAYEVEPCVTHWIKSSNPNSSPLKLLRPRVLDFASAYTGDLDDPVSLSWKSGCLFDETTFSIALTDGATQQRNLSNVDAQCDDDSQQCSVNLSRDRNELLPCNRYDVEIDGSNEITTFETPPPPTAFLRPLASTYTTNGTLVISVAFEGIQRSCGEWKNSIELQFLDLPSKAKLLPCTNNENGIRKNCTVVIPIDPPDIICNPVHNIGIRPVYWRSDANASLYRGSWLNTTFTPIKPESWGDEERLTDLVVRANASHQLMTLEWRNPLCFRGSATYPTNLTIVSSGTKEPLEYHLTIASQCARSNSDLSKSSITIHDGEITCSDGKKQPDKIIKPFLLTPCTNYSVTGKPLKIGDPEPLSENSATSTFITEFIHLQLESLSPDNIQVSASHSIGKKWELKLGVQKKYCPCDDRIISAAFNVPNAKIKQQSISCNKSISCQGKVEFNHLNLCRPLAVNVGLKYSKTYTDQIFWFNKTLPPLVEENGNKSKTSTDSLKIKEIGRHMLQLQWKDPICLNGVVSSWNMEFRQANGSLFRTLNIPYNCSDTNGRNELSRGHKVYLEGGQVVCETNRKNYDIDLFPCTNYSVIVTPVVEGLSPVQLVEFSQSDNFTSLFNPSNLADVKIVDVTSNNFEFYWTIPSRCSNSFEINVEVNGTILSIKPSNDTSGSNTTVCDEVVCRMTRSISPSKMMLAPCSDYTVRVGSTDLKLTTLPGDNELKISPEKISVTTAITTNNNLDIAMTFNTFDKRCSARLVAIEFQLPDVNPPIQHVLLCGLTTSNRDPSSTVCSTQIAINRMDKCEALQFNFHPKYEDVSFADKVSWASMKLNPLLRSEKEMTVPEVKVIDSNKQQTVLMNWNDPECLLVNSLSWEVRINSTADDMYLIRFPSECSFADKETTSFERSVKLENGHLLQCNNSYNTFKSEKDFTFLSCSSYLVAVIPVHGNLGSVEAYAQSKYLHIPLVVNVPNVTNVTSNSFSLEWSFLRECIDYVDMGQVSTTVELDGTETEINPLTLTLECDEMKCTRLWTSPDNLTSCTVYTVSAGSVVQKVSTLPDQARNSCHSYGRSTFRDTSTSVTIIICLSMFGSILLGVIVGIAFGIRKRSIESGKLDLKKQEKKINARPKALSVSAESHLSGVVF, encoded by the exons ATGGCCAATCACTTTTTCATCGTCTGGATGACAGCTGCTCTCTTCCTAGTCATAGTCACTTCAGAAAATCCCGGAATATCGATCCTAGGCGAGCTATCATCCTTGACTGAAGGGCAAg ATGTGGACGAAAAAAGTATCGACACTTGGCTTCATGGCGAAAATGACGAAATGACTTATGAACCAGTTAGCCAAGCGG ACCCAGAATCGGACAGCGATTCGTCTGAAGATATCTCGAAAGTTTTTGGGCCGGTCACCCAGCGAG ACGATTCAGAAACAACAACTGTCGAAAATTCTGAAGCAGAGGAAATAGATAAACTCTTCTACCAATTTA GAATGTTACATTTTCGAATGAAGACTGTAAACGAGAGCACGGTATACCTCGAATGGACGATTATGAACGCCACCAATGGTTTGGATTCAAATCGACTTCTCAACATATCAACAATAAACAA ATTCAAAACCGAGTTGCTTGCTATGAACCAAAGAGTTTCTATGAGTAAGGAAATCTGTCACAAGTACTCAGACTTGCTAGGAAAATGCAATTTCACCATTGCTGTAAAATCTTGTTCCAATTACCAATTTCGTCTTGGTGGTGAACGAAATACAGAAATTGTGACCACTG TTGGTGTCGACCCTTCAAGCTTGCGTGAAGACCTTTCGGAAATGAGCAATTCACCAATTAAACTGCGTTGGAAAATCACTTGCGACAGCGATTTTATGGTACCAGTTTTCGTGACACTTGCCGACATGAAGACATCAGCACC GAAGTATGAAAAACTGAATGCGACATGTGAAAATAGAACATGCGTGACAACAACGGAAAAATTACGCACCACTCCTTGTTCCAAGTATTCTTTAAAGATAGACGGAAGCGACCTCCGGATAATAAATACTCCTCCAA CTACAAAGAATTTGAGTGCGGAAGCAATTCCATGGAAAAATCAATACTTATTGCGCTGGTCTATCACTCCCGTTAATTGCCAAAATGATCCCGTCTTGCTCATGGCAAAGACAAACTCGCTCGAGAAACC GTCATATAATAAACTCGTGTTGAACGCTTCCCCAAATGACTATTGTCATAAAGGATTTTGTGAGTACGCGTACGAAGTAGAGCCTTGCGTAACACACTGGATAAAATCAAGCAATCCGAACTCCTCTCCTCTGAAATTACTGCGAccaa GAGTGTTGGATTTCGCAAGCGCATACACCGGTGACTTGGACGATCCAGTCAGTTTGTCTTGGAAATCAGGGTGCCTTTTTGACGAGACAACCTTTTCGATAGCATTAACGGACGGAGCAACTCAGCA GAGGAATCTCAGCAATGTTGACGCCCAGTGTGATGACGATTCTCAGCAGTGTAGCGTCAATTTATCTAGAGACCGCAACGAGTTACTTCCATGCAATAGATATGACGTGGAGATAGACGGAAGTAACGAGATAACAACTTTCGAAACACCACCAC cGCCCACAGCCTTCTTACGTCCATTAGCATCTACCTACACTACGAATGGAACACTCGTCATCTCCGTAGCTTTTGAGGGAATACAACGAAGCTGCGGTGAATGGAAGAATTCGATCGAATTGCAATTTTTAGATCTACCATCAAAGGCCAAGCTTTTACCGTGTACCAACAACGAAAATGGTATTCGAAAAAACTGTACCGTGGTCATTCCAATAGACCCACCAGATATTATATGCAATCCGGTACACAACATCGGAATTCGACCGGTGTATTGGAGATCGGACGCGAACGCCAGTTTGTACCGAGGCAGTTGGTTAAACACAACGTTCACACCTATTAAACCTGAATCGTGGGGTGATGAAGAAAGGTTAACTGACCTTGTTGTAAGGGCTAACGCAAGTCACCAACTTATGACGTTAGAATGGAGAAATCCTCTTTGTTTTCGAGGATCGGCAACTTATCCAACAAACTTGACAATCGTCTCGTCTGGCACTAAAGAACCGCTGGAATACCACTTGACAATTGCTTCTCAGTGCGCAAGGTCGAACAGTGACCTGTCGAAAAGTTCAATTACCATTCACGACGGGGAAATAACATGTTCTGACGGAAAGAAACAGCCcgataaaataatcaaacccTTCCTATTGACACCATGCACTAATTACTCCGTTACGGGGAAACCACTGAAAATTGGCGATCCGGAACCCCTTAGCGAAAATTCAGCAACGAGCACTTTCATTACCGAGTTCATTCATCTGC AACTAGAAAGCTTGTCACCCGATAATATACAAGTGTCTGCATCTCATTCGATAGGCAAAAAATGGGAATTGAAACTTGGCGTACAAAAGAAATACTGTCCGTGTGACGATCGCATAATATCGGCTGCGTTCAACGTACCTAACGCTAAAATTAAACAGCAGAGTATTTCGTGTAACAAGAGCATCAGTTGCCAAGGCAAAGTCGAATTCAATCATTTAAACTTGTGTCGACCTCTTGCCGTTAATGTCgggttaaaatattcaaaaacgTACACGGACCAGATATTTTGGTTCAACAAAACCCTTCCTCCGTTAgtggaagaaaatggaaacaagAGTAAGACTTCCACGGATAgtctgaaaataaaagaaatcggtCGACACATGTTGCAACTACAATGGAAAGATCCTATTTGTCTGAACGGAGTCGTATCTTCTTGGAATATGGAATTTCGCCAAGCGAATGGAAGTCTATTTCGGACCTTGAACATTCCGTACAACTGTTCTGATACGAACGGACGCAACGAACTCTCAAGAGGTCACAAAGTTTACTTAGAAGGAGGTCAAGTTGTGTGTGAGACGAATCGGAAAAATTACGATATCGATCTTTTTCCATGCACTAATTACTCCGTTATTGTAACGCCGGTTGTCGAGGGGCTATCACCTGTACAGCTGGTGGAGTTTTCACAATCAGACAACTTCACTTCGCTCTTCAATCCTTCCA ACTTGGCAGACGTAAAAATTGTTGATGTTACATCAAACAATTTCGAATTCTATTGGACCATACCATCGCGCTGTTCAAATTCATTCGAAATAAATGTGGAAGTAAATGGAACCATTTTATCCATCAA GCCCTCAAACGACACTTCAGGATCTAATACTACGGTTTGTGACGAAGTCGTATGTCGAATGACTAGGAGTATCAGCCCAAGCAAAATGATGTTGGCACCTTGTTCCGATTACACCGTTCGTGTTGGATCAACCGATCTCAAGTTAACTACACTCCCAG GGGATAATGAGTTGAAGATCTCCCCAGAAAAGATTTCTGTAACGACAGCTATTACTACCAACAATAACCTGGATATTGCGATGACATTTAATACGTTTGATAAGCGCTGTTCCGCACGGCTAGTTGCGATTGAATTTCAGCTTCCGGACGTCAATCCTCCCATTCAACATGTTCTACTTTGCGGACTTACGACTAGCAATAGAGATCCGTCATCAACAGTTTGTTCAACACAAATCGCAATTAATAGAATGGACAAGTGCGAGGCGCTGCAGTTCAATTTCCATCCGAAATACGAAGACGTTTCTTTCGCCGATAAAGTAAGCTGGGCTAGTATGAAGCTAAATCCCCTCTTaagaagcgaaaaagaaatgacggTACCTGAAGTCAAAGTGATCGACAGCAATAAGCAGCAAACGGTACTGATGAACTGGAATGACCCGGAGTGTTTGCTGGTTAATTCTTTGTCATGGGAAGTTCGAATCAACAGCACCGCCGATGACATGTACCTCATCCGATTTCCGTCTGAATGCTCCTTCGCTGATAAAGAGACGACATCTTTTGAACGTAGTGTCAAGCTAGAAAACGGACACTTGTTACAATGCAATAACTCGTACAACACCTTTAAAAGTGAGAaagattttacctttttgtcGTGTTCGAGTTATTTGGTGGCGGTAATTCCGGTCCATGGCAACTTGGGATCGGTTGAAGCTTATGCCCAATCGAAATATCTTCACATTCCACTCG TTGTCAACGTACCGAATGTTACAAATGTAACTTCTAACAGTTTCAGCTTGGAATGGTCTTTCCTTCGCGAATGTATAGATTATGTTGATATGGGTCAAGTGTCGACGACAGTAGAATTGGATGGAACTGAAACTGAAATTAA TCCGTTAACTCTTACCTTGGAATGTGACGAAATGAAATGCACAAGGCTTTGGACGAGTCCTGACAATCTAACTTCATGCACTGTGTATACGGTCTCAGCTGGCTCCGTCGTTCAAAAAGTTTCAACTCTGCCAGATCAAGCTCGCAATTCATGTCATTCTTACGGGCGTTCTACTTTCCGGGACACCTCAACTTCAGTTACAATAATAATCTGCCTATCGATGTTCGGCTCCATTCTTCTTGGCGTTATCGTAGGAATTGCTTTCGGAATCCGCAAACG GAGTATTGAATCCGGAAAGTTAGACCTcaagaaacaagagaaaaaaatcaacgcCCGACCAAAGGCTCTATCCGTATCTGCTGAGTCTCATCTATCGGGCGTGGTCTTCTAA
- the LOC124188952 gene encoding LOW QUALITY PROTEIN: protein flightless-1-like (The sequence of the model RefSeq protein was modified relative to this genomic sequence to represent the inferred CDS: deleted 1 base in 1 codon; substituted 1 base at 1 genomic stop codon): NVHSAYRLRFRISKFQVDISALFTPRQPPMSATEAQQLSDDWNEDLEAMEAFVLENKKFVRLPEEDIGHFYSGDCYVFLCRYXIPATDADPDAKNEDDDPQDDFQCVVYFWQGRDASDMGWLTFTFSLQKKFESLFGTKLEVVRTRQQQENLKFLAHFHRKFVIHRGKRKPVKGDDWTVPTEFFQIRSSGSTLCTRCIQIQADSSLLNSCFCYILKVPFDKEDRSGIVYVWVGNRADPEEARITEEIAREMYDGERFSLQVLNEGEEPDNFFWVGLGERKPYDTQADFLDYARLFRCSNERGYFAVSEKCSDFCQDDLADEDNMLLDNGDQVFLWLGSRSSEVEVKLTYKAVQVYMQHLRVQQSQRPRQLFLTLKFKETKCFTKCFHGWSTWKLPV, encoded by the exons aatgttcattctgcttacaggctTCGCttcagaatttcaaaatttcaggTAGATATTTCGGCCTTATTTACCCCGCGGCAACCGCCTATGTCAGCAACTGAGGCACAACAACTATCAGACGATTGGAATGAAGACCTTGAG gcCATGGAAGCATTTGTCTTGGAAAATAAGAAGTTTGTTCGATTACCAGAGGAAGACATTGGGCATTTCTACAGTGGGGATTGCTATGTCTTTCTCTGTCGATATTAGATTCCTGCAACCGATGCGGATCCAGATGCGAAAAATGAAGACGACGATCCTCAGGATGACTTTCAGTGTGTCGTTTATTTTTGGCAGGGAAGGGACGCTTCTGATATGGGATGGCTCACGTTTACGTTCAGTTTgcagaaaaagtttgaatctcTCTTTGGTACCAAGCTAGAG gTGGTACGAACGAGACAACAA CAGGAGAACTTAAAGTTTTTGGCTCATTTTCATCgcaaatttgttattcatcGAGGCAAACGAAAACCAGTCAAAGGAGACGACTGGACTGTTCCTACAGAGTTTTTCCAGATCCGTAGCTCTGGTTCTACACTTTGCACTAGATGCATACAAATTCAAGCGGATTCGTCACTTTTAAATTCGTGTTTTTG ctATATTTTGAAAGTGCCTTTTGATAAAGAGGATCGCAGTGGAATTGTCTACGTTTGGGTTGGAAATAGAGCTGATCCGGAAGAGGCTCGGATTACGGAAGAGATAGCACGGGAGATGTATGATGGG GAAAGATTTAGTCTGCAGGTGCTAAATGAAGGTGAGGAACCCGATAATTTCTTCTGGGTTGGTTTGGGAGAGCGCAAACCGTACGACACACAAGCCGATTTTCTTGACTACGCCAGACTTTTTCGATGTTCCAACGAACGAGGCTATTTTGCTGTCTCAGAAAAGTGCTCAGACTTTTGTCAg GATGATCTAGCAGATGAAGATAACATGCTGTTAGATAATGGTGATCAAGTATTCCTCTGGCTTGGTTCAAGAAGTTCTGAAGTGGAGGTCAAACTTACTTACAAAGCAGTACAA GTGTACATGCAACATTTACGAGTCCAGCAATCTCAACGACCGCGACAGTTGTTTCTAACCCTGAAATTCAAAGAGACTAAATGCTTCACTAAGTGCTTCCATGGCTGGTCAACCTGGAAACTCCCTGTTTGA